One stretch of Rosa rugosa unplaced genomic scaffold, drRosRugo1.1 SCAFFOLD_163, whole genome shotgun sequence DNA includes these proteins:
- the LOC133724273 gene encoding cell wall / vacuolar inhibitor of fructosidase 1-like: MDAKLIDQTCRKTPDYNLCTSILKSSPDKDLRGLAIVAIDAVGSKATTTMNRINELLKQSPKDTALNHCHDMYNVILNSYVQGARDTLKRGASSHIATSSMSLTPDTAMSCEEAFKGRSPLTNLNKDVENIAAVAGAVAGQLP, from the coding sequence AAACACCGGATTACAACCTTTGTACCTCAATTCTCAAATCTAGCCCCGATAAAGATCTTAGAGGTTTAGCTATCGTAGCTATTGATGCAGTTGGGTCTAAAGCAACTACTACAATGAACAGAATTAATGAGTTGCTTAAACAAAGCCCAAAAGATACTGCCTTAAATCATTGTCATGATATGTACAATGTAATTTTAAATTCATATGTTCAAGGAGCCAGGGATACGCTTAAGCGGGGTGCCTCTTCTCATATTGCAACCTCAAGCATGAGTCTCACTCCCGATACTGCAATGTCATGCGAGGAAGCTTTTAAAGGCAGGTCTCCTCTTACTAATTTGAACAAAGATGTCGAGAATATTGCGGCAGTGGCTGGAGCAGTGGCGGGTCAATTGCCTTGA
- the LOC133724271 gene encoding uncharacterized protein LOC133724271, with translation MMSPSAGSSSSARAIALRIKAVAMKRSRTKPATPIPAIEGAETSTKKAANPISKTTKKAASPKKSNTTSTVASPKKGRTTKKAASPKKGRTTKKAASPKKSRTTMTITAKSNKAVSSTKSTNKSVSSKTKKSEEDDDENRTGGLKLLKRGMVTMSRITNRLIRGKRLTVKFNEKGEPVGKAAKEMQSYIGVLARTKIPISINDWREVDLDEKEKIWESIKDAFVVPKELKKMVISSAATKWREFKSKLTNVYIIPYMDEPELLENPPDDYRSITKDTWHQFVADRLSATFQEIREAQIAKRKENKYPHRMSRKGYANLMEELSESVPLEELDRATMWIKARQDRNGNFKQPEVEKKAEKIEHLRKREAEGEIATSGSDDVLTLALGNPEHRGRVRGVGGNVKPDLYFNLPKRQKMTFEQRTRLSLKKILEEEKEVLLAKERTAWEEERDRKHAEERAEERAYWTERIAKLEAKVNGKELPVESPKPVTAVNELGSGQGSCSRHGEKAAEKAAHDNIEAEVKGVKKKLVLRDEVSIEVEEEIVQPSDERVRLNPILEEEVREDVIVLEAPVHGEEEQLGETKYKLAIDTVENIVAIGTIISVDLETKQQTIHGVPLGEENLRVSITETVVPEALLPFPIKDEIVKVKDAIGTCVAWPRNLVIAPAPGGKKKPKRKIPNRPQKDMFDDKEDLQILPSNLPAPLKDLCIWANIGLRNGATIHATFGPELFGHPHKAFVFRKDIYAMTHLLEISGSCVVFYMSYLQGVLKKAKMNDMVAFVDPAHTGASGCGNPTERARLVSNRFINGKSGQIYLVPYNSGGHWTLSAVNPAEETIHFMDPLKRRLIAGEWKTILDNSIKFYNAHKNKKGRKTIQWKNLAGIPEQKDSKTCGYWIMRYMKEIVEDKNLEFAAKWERRTNLIYTEKDIDQVRAEWAKHVIMFPDM, from the exons ATGATGTCGCCCTCTGCTGGATCATCAAGTTCTGCAAGAGCCATAGCTCTAAGGATTAAGGCTGTGGCAATGAAACGATCGAGGACAAAACCAGCAACACCAATTCCGGCAATTGAAGGGGCTGAGACATCAACCAAAAAGGCTGCCAATCCCATATCTAAAACTACCAAAAAAGCAGCCTCTCCCAAGAAGTCTAATACTACATCAACAGTTGCCTCTCCCAAGAAGGGTCGGACTACCAAAAAGGCTGCCTCTCCCAAGAAGGGTCGGACTACCAAAAAGGCAGCCTCCCCCAAGAAGTCTCGGACTACCATGACTATAACTGCTAAGTCCAACAAAGCTGTGTCATCAACCAAGTCAACGAACAAGTCTGTTTCCAGTAAGACCAAGAAGTctgaggaggatgatgatgaaaacAGAACTGGTGGATTGAAGTTGCTGAAGCGAGGAATGGTTACGATGAGCCGCATTACAAACAGGCTTATCCGAGGAAAGAGGCTCACTGTGAAGTTTAATGAAAAAGGAGAACCTGTTGGTAAGGCTGCAAAAGAAATGCAGTCTTACATTGGGGTGTTGGCACGTACGAAGATCCCTATCTCAATAAATGATTGGAGAGAAGTGGATCTAgatgaaaaggaaaagatatggGAATCTATAAAG GATGCATTTGTGGTGCCTAAAGAGCTTAAAAAAATGGTGATTTCATCTGCTGCAACTAAATGGAGAGAGTTCAAGAGCAAGTTAACAAACGTGTACATCATCCCTTATATGGATGAACCAGAACTGTTAGAAAATCCTCCAGATGATTACCGAAGCATAACGAAGGATACTTGGCACCAGTTTGTTGCTGATAGGCTTTCAGCTACCTTCCAG GAAATACGTGAAGCCCAAATTGCAAAGCGAAAGGAGAATAAATATCCTCATCGTATGTCACGCAAAGGTTATGCAAATTTAATGGAAGAACTG TCTGAAAGTGTCCCTTTAGAAGAACTTGATAGAGCTACAATGTGGATCAAGGCTCGGCAAGATAGGAATGGCAACTTCAAACAACCTGAGGTAGAGAAGAAAGCCGAAAAAATT GAACATTTAAGGAAAAGGGAGGCTGAAGGGGAAATTGCCACATCTGGGTCTGATGATGTGCTCACTCTTGCATTGGGGAATCCGGAGCATAGAGGTAGGGTTAGAGGTGTTGGTGGCAATGTCAAGCCCGATTTATATTTCAACTTGCCAAAACGCCAAAAGATGACTTTTGAACAGAGGACTAGGTTATCGCTAAAGAAGATACtagaggaggagaaggaagtTTTGTTAGCTAAGGAAAGAACTGCATGGGAGGAGGAGAGGGATAGAAAACATGCTGAGGAGAGAGCTGAGGAGAGAGCTTATTGGACTGAGAGGATTGCGAAGCTAGAAGCGAAGGTCAATGGGAAGGAGCTGCCTGTTGAGTCCCCCAAACCTGTCACAGCAGTTAATGAGCTTGGTTCAGGACAAGGGAGTTGTTCTCGCCATGGGGAGAAGGCTGCGGAGAAGGCTGCACATGATAATATTGAAGCTGAGGTGAAGGGTGTGAAGAAGAAGTTGGTTTTAAGAGATGAAGTGAGCATCGAGGTTGAAGAGGAAATTGTGCAGCCCAGTGATGAGAGGGTACGGTTAAACCCGATATTGGAAGAGGAGGTTAGAGAAGATGTCATTGTACTAGAGGCACCAGTACATGGTGAAGAG GAACAATTAGGTGAGACCAAGTATAAACTGGCCATTGACACGGTGGAAAACATTGTGGCTATTGGAACTATCATCAGTGTCGACCTTGAGACCAAACAGCAAACAATCCATGGTGTTCCACTTGGAGAGGAGAATTTGCGGGTCTCTATCACAGAAACTGTTGTTCCTGAAGCTTTGCTGCCATTTCCCATAAAAGATGAGATAGTGAAGGTCAAGGATGCCATTGGGACTTGTGTCGCTTGGCCGAGGAACCTTGTTATTGCCCCTGCACCTGGTGGGAAG AAAAAACCAAAGCGTAAAATTCCTAATAGGCCACAGAAAGATATGTTTGATGATAAGGAAGACTTGCAAATCCTGCCATCGAATCTCCCTGCACCTTTAAAGGACTTATGCATTTGGGCAAACATTGGATTGCGGAATGGGGCAACCATCCACGCCACTTTTGGACCAGAACTTTTTGGTCATCCACATAAAGCCTTTGTCTTTAGAAAGGACATCTATGCTATGACACACTTGTTGGAAATTTCAGGCAGCTGCGTTGTTTTTTACATGAG CTACCTTCAAGGTGTGTTGAAGAAGGCTAAGATGAATGACATGGTCGCCTTTGTCGACCCTGCTCACACGGGTGCAAGTGGCTGTGGAAATCCAACCGAACGAGCTCGCTTAGTATCAAATCGGTTCATAAATGGGAAGTCTGGGCAGATTTATTTGGTCCCATATAATTCAGG TGGTCATTGGACGTTGTCTGCTGTGAATCCAGCTGAAGAAACCATTCACTTCATGGATCCGTTAAAGAGGCGACTCATCGCTGGTGAATGGAAAACAATTCTGGACAA CTCCATTAAATTCTACAATGCACACAAGAATAAGAAAGGGAGGAAAACCATTCAATGGAAAAATCTTGCT ggcATTCCGGAGCAGAAAGATAGTAAGACTTGTGGGTATTGGATCATGCGCTACATGAAGGAGATAGTGGAAGATAAGAATTTGGAGTTTGCAGCTAAA tGGGAAAGAAGGACAAATCTTATTTACACAGAAAAGGACATTGATCAAGTTCGGGCAGAATGGGCGAAGCATGTTATCATGTTTCCAGATATGTAG